A single genomic interval of Streptococcus oralis subsp. dentisani harbors:
- a CDS encoding phage tail tip lysozyme: MKDKREIIRARKAFRRSLKDEKKFLKQEKKEVRKQKKDSAVLDEKAWKKEIKQNLEEMREASKARVKQANEDYNHILQNSPPSLLNRKELRGRRLPHARKRLKIAKEQFKKAKAQSKEERKESRKERKTNQKFLYGQESKHKSNFFFQGKSLEELKAKKEVKAAKENLKSTKQAYKSKKVSRKAKTFLYVLGREGGELTSENEDLEGYRTLQETIRKGKRYSRLSYNIGKASVKTGQATGRFTKKRLTNTKERYHHFKDGKGWKLAKDNPSSFKNRFRKLKKQGLTSVRNIYQKLKAAFSFFTFAAGNPVTWIVGGIVFLLLLMMSFFLGFSSASLIQQDEFELTKAYTHLTWEDAEHTRTNDKGITYYTKIDDVMGYMNFKFHDYELHKPVHLFSSKTYKDYLSTLWHDLNDGDDLKSMQDLYETPKYKLSRDDQEEIKELKEEGMYASMQELDNPFEGKSNEDNLTMTYRYGYYDLDGKPTLQEYILLESKAHQTIVAPMDGVVSLDGDNVILTNGKGENESRLTLYSIHNGRAIEGTRVLTGDVIGETPDDTGLKVSYQKYKNKKEKLVYVNPQFYFPKVIQLQTTILPAIGQFGGDEFERAKHIYEFLKSQGASPQAIAAILGNWSVESSINPKRAEGDYLSPPVGATDSSWDDESWLAIGGPAIYSGAYPNILHRGLGLGQWTDTADGSTRHTALLNYARTQNKKWYDLDLQLDFMLHGDSPYYQSWLKDFFGNTGSAANLAQLFLTYWEGNSGDKLLERQTRATEWYYQIKKGFSQTNGGQAKSDPQSLEGVRGDLYDHSVPGGGDGMAYAYGQCTWGVAARMNQLGLKLKGSNGEKISIINTMGNGQDWVATASSLGGETGSIPRVGAIVSFVGGTHGTPADYGHVAFVEKVYDDGSFLVSETNYGGNPNYTFRKISQADSAISFAYTTK, translated from the coding sequence ATGAAGGATAAAAGAGAAATCATACGTGCCCGAAAGGCATTTAGAAGAAGTCTAAAAGATGAGAAGAAATTCTTGAAACAAGAAAAGAAGGAGGTGAGGAAACAGAAAAAAGATTCCGCTGTACTGGATGAAAAAGCATGGAAAAAAGAGATAAAGCAAAATCTAGAGGAGATGAGAGAGGCTTCAAAGGCTAGAGTAAAACAAGCAAATGAAGACTACAATCACATCCTTCAAAATAGTCCCCCATCTCTTTTGAATCGCAAAGAATTAAGAGGCAGACGGTTGCCTCATGCTAGGAAACGATTGAAAATAGCCAAGGAGCAATTTAAGAAAGCAAAGGCACAATCAAAAGAAGAAAGAAAAGAGAGTCGTAAAGAAAGAAAAACCAATCAAAAATTTCTCTACGGTCAGGAATCGAAACATAAATCTAATTTTTTCTTTCAAGGGAAGAGTTTAGAAGAATTAAAAGCTAAGAAAGAAGTCAAGGCCGCAAAAGAGAATTTAAAATCTACTAAACAAGCCTATAAGTCCAAAAAAGTCAGTAGGAAAGCCAAAACTTTTCTTTATGTCCTTGGACGTGAAGGTGGAGAGTTAACTTCAGAAAATGAAGATTTAGAAGGCTATCGCACACTTCAAGAGACCATTAGAAAAGGGAAACGTTACAGTCGGCTTTCTTATAACATTGGGAAAGCTAGTGTCAAAACAGGGCAAGCAACAGGTCGTTTTACCAAGAAAAGACTGACCAACACAAAAGAGCGATACCATCATTTTAAGGATGGAAAAGGATGGAAACTAGCGAAAGATAATCCAAGTTCCTTTAAAAATCGGTTTCGAAAATTAAAGAAACAAGGTCTTACAAGTGTCCGAAATATCTATCAAAAACTAAAAGCAGCCTTTTCCTTCTTTACATTTGCGGCTGGAAATCCTGTAACCTGGATAGTTGGAGGAATAGTCTTTCTTCTTTTACTTATGATGAGCTTCTTTTTAGGATTTTCATCTGCTAGTTTGATTCAACAAGATGAATTTGAATTAACAAAAGCTTATACCCACCTAACTTGGGAAGATGCAGAACATACTCGAACAAATGACAAAGGAATTACCTATTACACAAAAATTGATGATGTGATGGGGTATATGAACTTTAAATTCCATGACTATGAGTTACACAAACCAGTTCACTTATTTAGTTCAAAAACTTACAAGGATTATCTGTCTACTTTGTGGCATGATTTAAACGATGGGGATGATTTGAAATCCATGCAAGACCTCTATGAAACTCCTAAGTATAAACTATCGAGAGACGATCAAGAGGAAATAAAAGAACTAAAAGAAGAGGGTATGTATGCTTCCATGCAGGAATTGGACAATCCATTTGAGGGGAAAAGTAACGAAGATAATTTGACCATGACTTATCGTTATGGATACTATGATTTAGACGGAAAGCCTACTCTTCAGGAGTACATTCTACTAGAATCGAAGGCTCACCAAACGATTGTCGCACCAATGGATGGAGTTGTATCTCTAGATGGCGACAATGTTATTCTCACAAACGGAAAAGGAGAGAATGAGAGTCGATTGACCTTGTATTCTATTCATAATGGCCGTGCGATTGAGGGGACAAGAGTCCTAACGGGTGATGTTATTGGTGAAACACCAGACGATACAGGTTTGAAAGTTTCCTATCAAAAGTATAAGAACAAGAAAGAAAAATTGGTGTACGTCAATCCGCAATTTTATTTTCCAAAAGTCATTCAACTTCAGACAACTATCTTACCTGCCATTGGTCAGTTTGGTGGTGATGAGTTTGAACGAGCGAAACATATTTATGAGTTTTTGAAATCTCAAGGGGCAAGCCCCCAAGCCATTGCGGCTATTTTAGGAAATTGGTCGGTAGAGTCTTCTATCAATCCTAAACGAGCTGAAGGAGATTATTTATCTCCTCCTGTTGGCGCTACCGATTCCTCATGGGATGATGAAAGCTGGTTAGCGATTGGAGGTCCAGCCATTTATAGTGGTGCTTATCCTAATATTCTTCATAGAGGTCTAGGTTTAGGGCAATGGACAGATACTGCAGATGGGTCAACACGTCATACAGCCTTGTTAAATTATGCACGCACCCAAAATAAGAAATGGTATGATTTAGACCTCCAACTTGATTTTATGCTTCACGGGGATAGTCCTTACTATCAAAGTTGGTTAAAGGATTTCTTTGGAAATACGGGCAGTGCAGCCAATCTCGCCCAACTCTTCCTCACCTATTGGGAGGGAAATTCTGGTGACAAACTACTGGAAAGACAAACTAGAGCAACGGAATGGTATTACCAAATTAAAAAAGGCTTCAGCCAAACAAATGGAGGACAGGCAAAAAGTGACCCGCAATCCCTTGAAGGGGTTCGTGGGGACTTGTATGATCATTCTGTTCCTGGTGGTGGAGATGGTATGGCCTATGCCTATGGACAATGTACATGGGGTGTTGCGGCTCGTATGAATCAATTAGGCTTAAAATTAAAAGGAAGTAATGGAGAGAAGATTTCAATCATTAATACCATGGGAAATGGTCAGGACTGGGTTGCGACAGCTTCAAGTCTTGGTGGGGAAACGGGCTCTATACCAAGAGTAGGTGCTATTGTTTCTTTTGTAGGAGGTACACATGGCACACCAGCAGACTATGGTCATGTGGCTTTTGTAGAGAAGGTCTATGATGATGGTTCTTTTCTAGTTTCTGAAACCAACTATGGTGGCAATCCTAACTATACCTTTAGAAAAATCTCGCAAGCAGATAGTGCCATTAGTTTTGCCTATACGACCAAATAG
- a CDS encoding PrgI family protein — MNTRVFKDISKYQHRAWLGFTTRQIIFVLPAFIVTIIVLGLNLFFSQFGDWFVYGFVFAFTIPLMLFGVYKPNDLYFEHYLKYRLHFELTVPLRTITGKKGPEHEKKIKYIKETKNFND, encoded by the coding sequence ATGAATACACGTGTCTTTAAAGACATTTCAAAATACCAACACAGGGCTTGGTTAGGTTTCACCACAAGGCAAATCATCTTTGTTTTACCAGCCTTTATTGTCACAATTATTGTTTTGGGCTTGAATCTCTTTTTCTCGCAATTTGGAGATTGGTTTGTTTACGGTTTTGTGTTTGCCTTTACCATTCCCCTCATGCTTTTTGGAGTCTATAAACCCAATGATTTATATTTTGAACATTATTTGAAATACCGTCTTCATTTTGAATTAACGGTTCCCCTACGCACAATTACAGGAAAGAAAGGACCTGAACATGAAAAGAAAATCAAATACATTAAAGAAACAAAAAACTTCAATGACTAA
- a CDS encoding conjugal transfer protein TrbL, which translates to MNLSLVSPFVYLASEKISAENLFEGFNVDLQSTVDLIKSLSSYNPTVWTYMSSITKSVMQPLGVAILSVVLILEFSKMAKKIANSGGAMTFEALAPMLISYIMVAVVITNTTVIVEAIIGIASHAIEQVASIVAHGGAKYDTISGLKGSGFIGRMIVGFFALLIWLVRIVSAAMVNLLVSIRFIQLYLMIPFAPLTIPTFLSDEWKSIGIGYLKNIMVYAVQGVLIFMIVSLVPLFESAGKIAVSNGAGVLQSLAIMFGSLIQAILLIIALVGSQRTARSILGM; encoded by the coding sequence ATGAATCTTAGTTTAGTCTCACCCTTTGTTTACCTTGCATCTGAAAAAATATCAGCTGAAAATTTATTTGAAGGATTTAATGTGGATTTACAATCTACTGTAGATCTGATTAAATCCCTATCTAGCTACAATCCAACCGTTTGGACTTATATGTCTAGTATTACTAAAAGTGTCATGCAGCCTCTTGGAGTTGCGATTTTATCAGTTGTTCTCATCTTAGAATTTTCGAAGATGGCAAAGAAAATTGCTAACTCAGGAGGAGCGATGACATTTGAAGCATTAGCGCCGATGTTGATTAGTTATATTATGGTCGCAGTTGTAATTACCAACACTACCGTAATTGTAGAAGCCATCATCGGGATTGCGAGTCACGCCATTGAACAAGTGGCTTCGATTGTGGCTCACGGTGGGGCAAAGTATGATACAATCTCTGGATTAAAAGGTTCAGGATTTATTGGCCGTATGATTGTGGGCTTTTTCGCCCTCCTCATTTGGCTTGTTCGGATAGTAAGTGCAGCCATGGTCAATCTTTTGGTATCCATTCGATTTATTCAGCTCTACCTTATGATTCCATTTGCCCCTCTTACGATTCCAACATTTTTAAGCGATGAATGGAAGTCTATTGGTATTGGCTATTTAAAAAATATTATGGTCTATGCGGTACAAGGGGTTCTCATTTTTATGATTGTCTCTCTTGTTCCTTTGTTTGAATCTGCTGGGAAAATAGCTGTTTCAAATGGTGCAGGAGTCTTGCAATCACTTGCGATTATGTTTGGTAGTTTGATACAAGCTATCTTACTGATTATTGCCCTCGTTGGTTCTCAACGTACGGCTCGCTCAATTTTAGGTATGTAA
- a CDS encoding VirD4-like conjugal transfer protein, CD1115 family, whose protein sequence is MYSGKKFLLFSLLGILLGYLFHRLTLLYDSYTGNTLDKWTHLLMEGQDEVLQSPWNVSFTGKSSAFFLLGFVMMLLVYLYLETGKKQYREGVEYGSARFGTLKEKKLFYGKEFSHDTILAQDVRLTLLDKKPPQYDRNKNIAVIGGSGSGKTFRFVKPNLIQMNSSNIVVDPKDHLAEKTGKLFLEHGYQVKVLDLVNMKNSDGFNPFRYIETENDLNRMLTVYFNNTKGSGSRSDPFWDEASMTLVRALASYLVDFYNPPKTREQLIEESRLSQTEYQNLLKCQKKEVEERKKRGRYPSFAEISKLIKHLSKGENQEKSVLEILFENYGKKYGTENFTMRNWADFQNYKDKTLDSVIAVTTAKFALFNIQSVMDLTKRDTLDMKTWGKEKSMVYLVIPDNDSTFRFLSALFFSTVFQTLTRQADIDFKGQLPLHVRVYLDEFANIGEIPDFAEQTSTVRSRNMSLVPILQNIAQLQGLYKEKEAWKTILGNCDSLVYLGGNDEDTFKFMSGLLGKQTIDVRNTSRSFGQTGSGSLSHQKIARDLMTPDEVGNMKRHECLVRIANMPVFKSKKYNSTKHPNWKYLANQETDERWWNYQINPLNQRQENHLEGLRIRDLTFESSLK, encoded by the coding sequence ATGTACAGTGGAAAGAAATTCCTACTATTCTCACTGTTAGGTATCTTACTAGGCTATCTTTTTCATCGTTTGACGCTTTTGTATGATTCCTATACTGGAAATACCTTAGATAAATGGACTCATCTTCTGATGGAAGGTCAAGATGAAGTTCTTCAGTCGCCATGGAATGTTTCTTTTACTGGAAAATCAAGTGCTTTTTTTCTACTAGGTTTTGTGATGATGTTACTGGTTTATCTCTATCTAGAGACTGGTAAAAAACAATACCGAGAAGGGGTAGAATACGGGAGCGCCCGTTTTGGAACTCTAAAAGAAAAGAAGCTCTTTTACGGTAAGGAATTTTCTCATGATACGATCTTAGCACAAGATGTTCGTTTGACATTATTAGATAAAAAACCACCTCAATATGATAGAAATAAGAATATTGCGGTGATCGGAGGTTCAGGAAGTGGGAAGACATTTCGCTTTGTAAAACCCAATCTGATTCAGATGAATAGTTCAAATATTGTCGTGGATCCTAAAGATCACTTGGCCGAGAAAACAGGCAAACTCTTTTTAGAACATGGCTACCAAGTAAAGGTGTTAGATTTAGTCAATATGAAGAACTCAGATGGCTTCAATCCTTTTCGCTATATAGAGACAGAAAATGATTTGAATCGCATGCTGACAGTTTATTTTAATAACACCAAAGGCTCTGGATCCCGTAGTGATCCATTTTGGGACGAAGCTTCTATGACTTTGGTACGAGCTTTAGCCTCCTACTTGGTCGATTTCTATAACCCACCTAAAACAAGAGAACAGCTCATTGAAGAGAGTCGTTTGAGTCAAACAGAATACCAAAACTTGTTGAAATGTCAAAAAAAAGAAGTGGAAGAGCGAAAAAAACGAGGGCGTTATCCAAGTTTTGCTGAAATCTCAAAACTCATTAAACACTTATCCAAGGGTGAAAATCAAGAAAAAAGTGTCTTAGAAATTCTATTTGAAAATTATGGTAAAAAGTATGGGACTGAAAATTTTACCATGCGAAATTGGGCAGATTTCCAAAATTATAAGGATAAGACTTTGGATTCTGTTATAGCTGTAACCACTGCTAAATTTGCCCTCTTCAATATTCAAAGTGTCATGGATTTGACCAAAAGAGATACCCTTGATATGAAGACATGGGGCAAGGAAAAATCAATGGTTTACTTAGTTATCCCAGATAACGATAGTACCTTTCGCTTTCTTTCAGCCCTCTTTTTTTCAACCGTATTTCAAACCCTAACAAGACAAGCAGATATTGATTTTAAGGGTCAATTGCCTCTTCATGTGAGAGTCTATTTAGATGAGTTCGCAAATATCGGAGAAATCCCAGATTTTGCTGAACAAACCTCAACAGTCCGTTCTCGAAATATGAGTCTCGTTCCTATTCTACAAAATATTGCCCAACTTCAAGGGCTCTATAAAGAAAAAGAAGCTTGGAAAACCATTTTGGGGAACTGTGATAGCTTAGTCTACTTAGGTGGTAATGATGAAGATACCTTTAAATTTATGAGTGGCTTACTCGGTAAACAAACCATTGATGTTCGAAATACTAGTCGTTCCTTTGGCCAGACAGGTTCAGGATCCCTTTCTCATCAAAAGATTGCTCGTGATTTAATGACACCTGATGAAGTCGGAAATATGAAACGGCATGAATGCCTGGTTCGAATTGCTAATATGCCTGTCTTTAAAAGCAAAAAGTACAATTCAACTAAGCATCCAAACTGGAAATACCTAGCCAATCAAGAAACCGATGAACGGTGGTGGAACTATCAGATCAATCCTTTGAATCAAAGACAAGAAAATCATCTTGAAGGCCTTAGAATTCGTGATTTAACTTTTGAATCTAGTTTAAAATAA
- a CDS encoding CPBP family intramembrane glutamic endopeptidase, translating into MKRIIPVYIFQQVNVLLVSLYLLKFLCIGELTILQVLYCGSLISFLWMYGQRKQVVKVNMKIRIKWLGIGFVSLLIISLCFSLIHAQGTTNQVNLIGLQHQVPWFSFLLFLINASMVEEFLYREILWNLVRKLDIRIALTSVLFALAHHPGTILAWFLYVSLGMFLGMVRYKSDFLGSMGLHLVWNLLVYSLLLF; encoded by the coding sequence ATGAAAAGAATAATTCCAGTTTATATATTCCAACAAGTAAATGTCCTATTGGTATCTTTATACTTACTGAAATTTCTTTGTATCGGTGAGTTAACTATACTACAGGTTCTCTATTGTGGGTCGCTCATTTCTTTTTTATGGATGTATGGTCAACGAAAACAAGTGGTCAAGGTCAATATGAAAATTAGGATAAAGTGGCTTGGTATTGGATTCGTTAGTCTACTGATTATAAGTCTATGTTTTAGTCTGATTCATGCTCAAGGAACCACGAATCAAGTAAACTTAATTGGGCTTCAACATCAAGTTCCTTGGTTTTCATTTTTATTGTTCTTAATCAATGCAAGTATGGTTGAAGAATTTCTGTATCGAGAAATTTTATGGAACTTAGTCAGAAAATTAGATATCAGAATTGCTTTGACAAGTGTTTTATTTGCCTTAGCACATCATCCAGGAACCATTCTAGCTTGGTTTTTGTATGTTTCACTTGGGATGTTTTTAGGGATGGTACGCTATAAATCTGATTTTTTGGGAAGTATGGGGCTACATTTGGTGTGGAACCTACTAGTTTATAGTTTGCTGCTTTTTTAG
- a CDS encoding arsenate reductase family protein, producing MIDLYLSKNSQRNQLLLDFFQNYGIEVSCHSVSEMTKDKLIEMMSYSSDCFEFLSPNLLRFKNRDNLRLTDFIEMILKNPELTIRLPLAVSNKRVYPNLNLEEARALLPRDTKQLIYMEQTHYLSS from the coding sequence ATGATTGATCTCTATCTAAGTAAAAATAGCCAAAGAAATCAACTTCTTTTAGACTTCTTCCAAAACTATGGCATCGAGGTATCTTGTCATTCAGTTTCTGAAATGACAAAGGACAAATTAATTGAGATGATGAGCTATTCTTCAGATTGTTTTGAATTTTTATCTCCCAATTTATTACGATTTAAGAACCGTGACAATCTAAGATTAACGGATTTCATTGAAATGATATTAAAAAATCCTGAACTAACCATCAGGCTTCCTCTTGCGGTTTCAAATAAGCGAGTTTATCCAAATCTGAATCTAGAGGAGGCCAGAGCTTTATTACCTAGAGATACGAAACAATTGATTTACATGGAACAAACACATTATTTATCAAGTTAA
- the dcm gene encoding DNA (cytosine-5-)-methyltransferase: MKFIDLFSGIGGFRLGMESVGHECIGFCEIDKFARESYKSIFQTEGEIEFHDIRDVSDDEFKKLRGKVDIICGGFPCQAFSIAGRRLGFDDTRGTLFFEIARAAKQIQPRFLFLENVKGLLNHDKGRTFTTILTTLDELGFDVEWQVLNSKDFGVPQNRERVFIIGHSRKKCTRLLFPFRREGQATNSETLKALGNLNPSKRGMSGKVYCSEGLAPTLVRGKGEGFKVAIPCMTPDRLEKRQNGRRFKENQEPMFTLNTQDRHGIVVVGDLPTSFKETGRVYGSEGLSPTLTTMQGGDKIPKILIPESIQFLKVREATKKGYAQAEIGDSINLERPSSQYRRGRVGKGIANTLTTSGQMGVVVASYEGKDKQVYHVAGVLIDGQFYRLRIRRITPKECFRLQGFPDWAFEAARKVSSNSQLYKQAGNSVTVPVIAAIAKKLKEIEEKDESIK; this comes from the coding sequence ATGAAATTTATTGATTTATTTTCAGGTATAGGTGGATTTCGACTTGGAATGGAAAGTGTCGGACACGAGTGTATTGGATTTTGTGAGATTGATAAATTTGCTAGAGAATCTTATAAGTCCATTTTTCAAACGGAAGGAGAAATCGAATTTCATGACATACGAGATGTTTCAGATGACGAATTTAAAAAACTTAGAGGGAAAGTCGATATCATCTGTGGGGGATTCCCTTGTCAAGCATTTTCAATCGCAGGAAGACGATTGGGATTTGATGATACTAGAGGAACTTTGTTCTTTGAAATTGCTCGGGCGGCCAAACAAATCCAACCACGTTTTCTTTTTCTTGAAAATGTTAAAGGCCTACTCAATCACGATAAGGGACGGACGTTCACCACAATTCTTACCACACTTGATGAGTTGGGGTTTGATGTTGAGTGGCAGGTGCTTAACAGTAAGGATTTTGGCGTTCCCCAAAACAGAGAGAGGGTGTTTATTATCGGACATTCTAGAAAGAAATGTACCAGACTCTTATTTCCTTTCAGACGAGAAGGTCAAGCAACTAACTCTGAGACTTTAAAAGCACTAGGAAATTTGAATCCATCAAAAAGAGGAATGAGCGGTAAAGTTTATTGTTCAGAAGGTCTTGCGCCAACCTTAGTTCGTGGAAAAGGAGAAGGATTTAAAGTTGCGATTCCTTGTATGACACCAGATAGATTAGAAAAAAGACAAAATGGTAGACGCTTTAAGGAAAACCAAGAGCCGATGTTTACTTTAAATACTCAGGATCGTCATGGTATTGTTGTTGTTGGAGATTTACCGACTAGCTTTAAGGAAACTGGTCGTGTCTATGGAAGTGAGGGCTTATCTCCAACATTGACTACGATGCAAGGTGGAGATAAAATTCCCAAAATACTGATTCCAGAATCAATCCAATTTTTAAAAGTTCGGGAAGCAACGAAAAAAGGGTATGCACAAGCAGAGATTGGGGATTCAATCAATTTAGAAAGACCAAGTTCTCAGTATCGTCGTGGTAGAGTTGGAAAAGGTATAGCGAATACGTTAACAACTAGTGGTCAAATGGGAGTAGTAGTGGCTAGCTATGAAGGAAAAGATAAACAAGTTTATCATGTAGCCGGTGTCTTGATAGATGGACAATTTTACCGTCTGAGAATTCGACGAATCACTCCTAAAGAGTGTTTTCGCTTGCAAGGGTTTCCTGATTGGGCTTTTGAAGCTGCTAGAAAAGTCTCTAGTAATAGTCAGCTCTATAAACAAGCTGGTAATAGTGTAACCGTTCCTGTGATTGCTGCAATCGCAAAGAAATTAAAAGAAATAGAGGAAAAAGATGAAAGCATTAAATAA
- a CDS encoding replication initiator protein A, whose product MKRITANQYQTSERYYKLPKILFEDEKYMDMKLEVKVAYSILKDRLELSLSRGWIDEEGAVYLVFSNSKLMRLLGCSKSKLLSIKKTLKEYDLIDEVQQSSSEKGRLANKIYLGELSSTPVGNSNRPSVKKRLGQVENETSPVSYSAPSETEVSETKYSETDSLFIEDEEDRNTQPILKRKVEKVTKYDRDYIWGLVQDQFRREGFSETASEIAMTDFERIYQYALDNVHFVRRAEVLAEFVFNGLYSVWNNRVRKGGG is encoded by the coding sequence ATGAAACGAATTACCGCAAATCAATACCAAACTTCAGAACGGTATTACAAATTACCTAAAATTCTTTTTGAGGATGAGAAATATATGGATATGAAACTAGAAGTAAAGGTGGCTTATTCTATTTTAAAAGATCGTTTAGAATTATCTCTCAGTCGTGGTTGGATAGATGAAGAAGGAGCAGTCTATTTAGTATTTTCTAATTCTAAACTGATGAGGCTGTTAGGTTGTTCGAAGTCAAAATTACTGTCCATCAAAAAAACTCTTAAAGAATATGACTTAATTGATGAAGTTCAACAGTCTTCAAGTGAGAAAGGGAGACTTGCTAATAAGATTTATTTAGGGGAATTGTCTTCTACCCCAGTAGGTAATTCAAACAGGCCTAGTGTTAAAAAAAGACTAGGGCAGGTTGAAAATGAAACGTCCCCCGTCTCATATTCAGCCCCTAGTGAGACTGAAGTTAGTGAGACTAAATATAGTGAGACTGATTCTTTATTTATTGAGGATGAGGAGGATAGGAATACTCAACCTATCTTGAAAAGAAAAGTAGAAAAGGTCACAAAATATGATCGAGATTATATTTGGGGATTGGTACAAGATCAATTTAGACGAGAAGGTTTTTCTGAAACAGCTAGTGAAATTGCTATGACTGATTTTGAGAGAATCTATCAGTATGCTCTTGACAATGTTCACTTTGTTAGACGTGCGGAAGTGCTTGCTGAATTTGTATTTAACGGCTTGTATTCTGTTTGGAATAATCGTGTTAGAAAAGGAGGTGGTTAA
- the rlmD gene encoding 23S rRNA (uracil(1939)-C(5))-methyltransferase RlmD — MLKKNDIVEVEIVDLTHEGAGVAKVDGLVFFVENALPTEKILMRVLKVNKKIGYGKVEEYLTYSPHRNQDLDLAYLRSGIADLGHLTYPEQLKFKTKQVKDSLYKIAGITDVEVAETLGMEHPVKYRNKAQVPVRRVNGILETGFFRKNSHDLMPLEDFLIQDPVIDQVVVALRDLLRRFDLRPYDEKEQSGLIRNLVVRRGHYSGQIMVILVTTRPKIFRVEQLIEQLIKRFPEIVSVMQNINDQNTNAIFGKEWKTLYVQDYITDQMLGNDFQISGPAFYQVNTEMAEKLYQTAIDFAELKEDDVVIDAYSGIGTIGLSVAKHVKEVYGVEVIPEAVENSQKNASLNNITNAHYVCDTAENAMKNWLKEGIQPTAILVDPPRKGLTESFIKASAQTGADRIAYISCNVATMARDIKLYQELGYELKKVQPVDLFPQTHHVECVVLLQRTRG; from the coding sequence ATGTTAAAGAAAAATGATATTGTAGAAGTTGAAATTGTTGATTTGACCCATGAAGGTGCTGGGGTTGCTAAGGTAGATGGTTTGGTTTTCTTTGTAGAAAATGCTCTACCAACTGAGAAAATCCTCATGCGAGTCCTTAAGGTCAATAAAAAGATTGGCTATGGGAAAGTTGAAGAATACCTTACTTACTCTCCGCATCGTAACCAAGACCTTGACCTAGCTTATCTACGCTCAGGTATCGCTGATTTGGGGCATCTTACTTATCCAGAGCAGCTCAAGTTTAAAACCAAGCAAGTCAAAGACAGTCTCTACAAGATTGCTGGTATTACAGATGTAGAGGTTGCTGAAACGCTCGGTATGGAACATCCAGTCAAGTATCGAAATAAGGCACAGGTGCCCGTTCGTCGAGTGAATGGTATCTTGGAAACTGGCTTTTTCCGTAAGAATTCGCACGACCTCATGCCCCTTGAAGATTTCTTAATCCAAGATCCTGTCATTGACCAAGTCGTAGTAGCTCTACGAGATTTGCTTCGTCGTTTTGATTTGAGACCTTATGACGAAAAGGAGCAGTCTGGCTTGATTCGCAATCTCGTTGTGCGTCGTGGTCACTATTCAGGACAAATCATGGTTATTTTAGTGACAACTCGACCAAAAATTTTCCGAGTTGAACAGTTGATTGAACAATTAATCAAGCGTTTCCCAGAGATTGTCTCTGTCATGCAAAATATCAACGACCAGAATACCAATGCGATTTTTGGTAAGGAGTGGAAGACTCTTTATGTTCAAGATTACATTACCGATCAGATGTTGGGAAATGACTTCCAAATATCTGGGCCAGCTTTCTACCAAGTCAATACAGAAATGGCTGAAAAACTCTATCAAACAGCCATTGACTTTGCGGAGTTAAAAGAAGATGACGTGGTTATCGATGCCTACTCAGGGATTGGAACGATTGGACTCTCCGTTGCGAAACATGTCAAGGAAGTCTACGGTGTTGAAGTGATTCCAGAAGCAGTAGAGAATAGCCAGAAAAATGCTTCTTTGAACAATATTACTAATGCTCACTATGTTTGTGATACAGCTGAAAATGCAATGAAGAATTGGCTCAAGGAAGGTATTCAACCAACTGCCATTCTTGTTGACCCACCACGCAAGGGCTTGACCGAAAGCTTCATCAAAGCAAGCGCTCAAACAGGAGCAGACCGCATTGCTTATATCTCCTGTAATGTCGCAACCATGGCGCGTGATATCAAACTCTACCAAGAATTGGGATATGAGTTGAAGAAAGTTCAGCCAGTGGATTTGTTTCCTCAAACGCACCACGTGGAGTGTGTAGTATTGCTACAACGAACAAGAGGGTGA